Sequence from the Trachemys scripta elegans isolate TJP31775 chromosome 5, CAS_Tse_1.0, whole genome shotgun sequence genome:
AACCAGACAACTCCATTCAGGGGAATTTCTCAATTTTGTGGAAATATGCTGTAGTTCCATTTGTTATTTTGTTGCAAATATCAGTATATCGGCTTCCCTTTTTTATCAGGAGGCTGCCTCTGCCTCCTGCAGCACTCTTCTTCACAGAAATTAAGGACCTCCTGCATCCTGACACACCAATATTTTGGTTTTAGGAAGAAAGGGAAGTAGTTTATAGTAGTTATGCCACTCTGTTAGGGAACATGATCTCAGTGACCACCACACAGCTCACATATTGAGTCAAATACTTAAATGAGAAATCTTTGCCACACCAAGCTCATGACTAATGCCAAGACAGACATCTGTTTGCACAATGTTTGCAATACATAATTTTGAATTTCCATCAAATTTAGAAACATCAGTCTCCTTGGAAACAATTGGAGAGCTAAATTAACAGTAAACAATTTATTCTGAGTGGTTTGCAAACTTCTTTTCGCAAGTAGGTATAACGATCCTCTGTGCTTGGGCTGTGATAGCAGGGTTTGAACCTGGACCTTCAGTGTTAAAAGCAAGCTTTTCCCACTAGCTTTATTAGGCAGCAGTTGTAGTAGACTCCTCCACCTATGTAGATCAGCCAGTAGAGGGGAACAAAGACTCATGCTCATCTACTGTGGGTTACACAAAGAACTAGACGCCTTCCTTGTTCTTTCATATACAAGATTGCTTAAGAGCAAGAGGAGGCTAACAACTCTGAATGCTACATTGGGGTTTGCAGCGTGAATGGCCTATAAAAATGGGCTATGAAAATCATACACCATTCCCCCTACAAGTGTGGAATATTTCACTTATATTGTTATATGTATAATATTATGTTGTTGCTTTGCACTGATATAAGTTGAAAATCATTCTGAACACTGGTCTTTGTATACTCTGCCCCCAGTAACATAGTGTGCTCTTTTTATCTGCAACCCATTAAGAGGGAATTTAATTGCAGCTTTAGGAAATTGGCACTTTTTTGTCAACCTTACAAAAAATTGTGAATCTTAAAGCCAAGCAGACAGAATAATCACAGCTGTGAACCAAAACTGTTGTAGTTTGGTCTGATACTTGTGTTGTTTACATTTTCATGCTGATAAAAAGACTCTGCTCCCACACACTTTTATAATTTAGTTTTCTCTGTCTGTAGTGCCAGGACCAAATTCCTCTGGTGATAACGGCATCAGTATTGCCATGATAATGATGGCCTGGGTGGTTATCGCTCTTGTCTTGTTTTTGCTGAGACCAACTAATCTAAGAGGATCCAACATGGCTGGAAAACCAGCCAGTCCACATAATGTAAGTATGTCTGTGTCTTGAAGCAATCTACCTAAAGAATCTAAATAAAATATCTAGATTTAGGAACATTTAAAAGTACACTACATTATATTCATTAGTTTTTCCCCAAAACTGTTTTCCTATGCTTTCTTGGTACcacattaatattaaaatgtatatgttcCCTTCTGCAAAAGTTTCTCAGACTAGAAATAATTAAGTCTTTTGTTTAAAGTGTGATTATATTCTGAAAAGTAACTGTAAAAACAGCATCTTTTCAGTGAATAGATCTGCTCCCTCTGCCTATTTTATTGAcaaaactaaggctatgtctacactgacacttttgtccttaaaacttttgtcactcaggggtgtgaacaaaCACTctcctgaacgacaaaagttttaacgatgaaaagcactggtgtggacagcactttgtcAGTGGGAACCATGCTCCTGGTGAAAAAGCTACCACCCCTCATTgggggtgattttattttttcaccgGGAGAGCTCTCCTAGCGataaagagcagctacacagtGCACCTTACAAAGAcgcagctgcagtggcacagccacACTCTTGtgaagtgtgcagtgtagacatagtgtaAGTTTTCACTGATTATACTTCTGTGAGTCCTGCAGGGCCAGCACAGCTAAATCACCCTGCCTTAGattgagctggattctattccttgtGGTGAACCATAAACTGAAGTGTTATGTTCTGATCAGTAATACCCACTCAAACCCACAAGATGCACAGGAGTAACCGAGGGCCTCAGTTTGATCTGCAGAATCTTTATCAAGATGTCAAGAACTGAGATGTGGTTTTAGGATGGTGattaacacccccccccattttttttaactttacacTGAGCACATATGATGTGGAAATAGTTGAGATGATAAACATGGTGTAAAGGACCAGGGCATAGATGGTCTGATCTAACGGTCATAGGTGGGGTGAGTTCTCCGCATCAGGGCCAGTAGTCACCAGGCAGGAGTTGGAGGACTCACAAGGGCCAGGTTCCAtaagcaagagtcagggtcaagctggagtcagaggccagagaTCAAGCAAAGTCTAGCATTGCCACAGGCCAAACTCTGTGTGGTTACCCAAACAACTTTCTGGGGCAACCCCTGGGGTTAAATAGGACACTTAGCcaatcagagggctgcagggtACTGTCACTCTGGGTCTCTTGGATGGCGCTTCTTGCGGTGCCTACTCTCCATAGTGCTCCTGGCTATAGCTCTGCATGGGCACGGTGGGAATATCAGatgtcccaggctctgcagacccAGGTTCTAATTCCTAGATCCTTACATATGGAATATCACAAAGTCACCCATCAGAGTAGGACTCCacttccaaaacaaaaccaaactgaaCATAGACTTACTGAGGCCATCCTTGGAGTCTGCTGTACAGAAGAGCATAAGTGGGATAGAATGTGCTGTGACGACAACACTGCTGGATTCTGTTGGAAATAATTTTCctagtaattttatttttatcatgacTCAGTTTCCACTGAAGCACTTATTGGTCCAAAGGCCATTAGGTGTTGGTTGCATCCAAAATATCAGTATAAGAATATATGCTCTGATATTCTATGCCCTAGCAACAATTACAGTTATAAGCGTTGGCTGAATACTCACAACAGGTTCAGTCCTGGGAGACACCTTCCCATCatagcatggctccaggggatcAAGGAAAGCTCTGACAAAGAACCTCTAGAAAACTTTGCTTTTTTTATACACTATAACAAACAAGTGATATCATTGCTGATTATCAGAACTTGACTCAGGTCAGATGAAACAGCTTAGGTCTGAACCCTGTCCTCTGCTCTGGTCAAGACAAGATTAGTGATTGGGCCTGTTTCTTCAAGGTTTTCTTATGTTATTTTGCCATATTTCTTTCTAACCACTAAACTAAGCACTGTTTTATAACAAATGAAAAAGACCAATTATTTACTGCACCTGATATCTAATTAGCTATATTTTCTTGATTTCTGTTATCTCAACCCAAACCTTAAATAAGATACGCTGGTATTTTAAAGGTCACTACAAATTTTATACAAACAATCCTCCTTTTTCATTATCTTATTccttctagggttgccaaccctccatgATAgccctggagtttccaggaatgaaagattatgttgtgatgaaacctccaggaatatgtccaaccaaaattggcaactctaatTCTTTCTGGTCACATGCTTTACACCTATCACTCATGCTAAAATCCAAACTCAATTTAAAACCATAGTTCACGTAGGCCTAATGTAGGCCTAAACTCCTACATACTCAAATAACTCTCCTTCAGTTGAAGCTGCATCCAGCCAGTTGTCTTCAACCTGGGGGAAGGTCAGTGATCCCAGCACACTGTCAAGCTGGGAGGAAAGTAAGCAAACAAATAAGAGTGGAAATGGGACCTTTGGGTCTGTAGTTGGGGGTTGGCAAAATCCATGCTGAAGGGAAAAACAGAATTGCGTCTGTTTGTTATTTACTTTGAATATTGGAGGAGGATTTAAAATCAGGAAGCATGTATCTTCTTTGTATTCATTCTTTTTATGAGTCATGCTTGGTAGACTAGAATTTCCAAAtcagtgcatttttttttccttttgtacaaCCAGGGACAAGAACCACCAGCCCCACCTGTGGATTAGACCTTGTAATTCTGGAAATGC
This genomic interval carries:
- the SMIM14 gene encoding small integral membrane protein 14; the encoded protein is MAEGGFDPCECICSHEHAMRRLINLLRQSQSYCTDTECLQELPGPNSSGDNGISIAMIMMAWVVIALVLFLLRPTNLRGSNMAGKPASPHNGQEPPAPPVD